A genomic stretch from Sulfobacillus thermosulfidooxidans includes:
- a CDS encoding IS4 family transposase has protein sequence MIPQNHPESTLSQFLSTIGFARILHAAGIHKAAVGIAPRIVVPCLLGLIFTQRNFWRWLETRQSDAVPFGKDVIYRFLNDPRWNWRRVLSHVAREVYRHVRPLSQHVAVFALDDSLYDRSRSQGVELMGPLFDHAAQRMRRGFRWLVLVWTDGQTIIPSDFALLTTQKVDQRQPAHAGIPSRSPGAARRREALLPAPTVAVGLIQQALKNGLHAAYVVCDRWFTTPTLIRRIVDETGCEVIGMLKNSSLRYVWQGRLLTLSQIYRALRRSWSRHELQGSVVVHLPTPGGLLPVKLVFIRDRRGHSREWLALLCTEIRLPDDEIVRLYGKRWDIETFFKVSKSLLGLAREFQSRSYDALIAHTTLVCWRYLFLTEETRTEQDLRSIGSLFFVMVDELVDLTWAIVWDQIMAAFEAALRDTLDLTPDQVEALYQAFLQRLPAPLRDRIDGLQKSSSDQKARKAA, from the coding sequence ATGATACCACAAAATCATCCGGAGTCAACACTTTCTCAGTTCCTCTCGACGATCGGCTTCGCCCGCATTCTCCATGCGGCAGGCATCCATAAAGCTGCGGTGGGGATCGCTCCCCGTATCGTGGTACCGTGTCTCCTCGGCCTGATCTTCACCCAGCGGAATTTCTGGCGGTGGTTGGAAACCCGCCAATCCGACGCCGTGCCATTCGGCAAAGACGTGATCTACCGTTTCCTCAATGACCCCCGCTGGAATTGGCGCCGCGTTTTAAGTCACGTGGCGCGAGAGGTCTATCGGCATGTGCGGCCCTTATCTCAGCACGTCGCGGTCTTCGCCTTGGATGATAGCCTGTATGATCGCTCCCGGAGCCAGGGAGTCGAACTGATGGGACCTCTCTTTGACCATGCCGCTCAGCGCATGCGCCGGGGATTTCGGTGGCTGGTGCTGGTCTGGACCGATGGCCAGACGATTATTCCGTCCGATTTTGCCTTATTGACCACGCAAAAAGTCGACCAGCGTCAACCGGCCCACGCTGGGATTCCGTCGCGGAGTCCCGGCGCCGCACGGCGCCGAGAAGCGCTGTTGCCCGCCCCCACGGTAGCTGTGGGGCTGATCCAGCAGGCTCTGAAGAACGGATTGCATGCCGCGTATGTCGTCTGTGATCGCTGGTTTACCACGCCCACTTTAATCCGTCGCATTGTGGACGAGACCGGGTGTGAGGTTATTGGCATGCTCAAAAATAGCTCCCTGCGCTATGTCTGGCAGGGACGGCTCCTCACCTTGTCGCAGATCTATCGGGCCTTGCGCCGCTCGTGGAGTCGTCATGAACTGCAAGGATCAGTCGTGGTGCATCTCCCCACTCCGGGGGGACTCCTGCCGGTCAAACTCGTGTTTATCCGCGATCGGCGCGGTCATTCGCGGGAATGGCTGGCATTGCTGTGCACCGAGATCCGTCTGCCCGACGACGAAATCGTCCGGCTGTATGGGAAACGATGGGACATTGAAACATTCTTCAAAGTCAGCAAATCCTTGTTGGGACTGGCCCGGGAATTTCAGAGTCGATCCTATGATGCCTTGATTGCACACACGACTTTAGTCTGTTGGCGTTATCTCTTTTTGACCGAGGAAACGCGCACGGAACAGGATTTGCGCTCCATCGGGTCCTTGTTTTTTGTCATGGTGGATGAGCTGGTCGATTTAACCTGGGCCATCGTCTGGGATCAGATCATGGCCGCCTTCGAGGCGGCGCTGCGCGACACGCTCGATTTGACACCCGACCAAGTGGAGGCGCTCTATCAAGCGTTTCTGCAAAGGCTCCCGGCCCCACTCCGCGACCGGATCGACGGCCTCCAGAAGTCCAGCTCCGATCAAAAAGCCCGCAAAGCGGCATAG
- a CDS encoding DnaJ domain-containing protein yields the protein MDHTKAYQMLGLDLLQPYTAEDVHQAFRQAAIQFHPDRFKTPTERIRATEILKQCSTARDLLLDSLRQTTTYRATTADTA from the coding sequence ATGGATCACACTAAAGCCTACCAAATGCTCGGATTAGACCTTCTCCAGCCCTATACCGCCGAAGACGTCCATCAAGCCTTTCGCCAAGCTGCCATCCAATTCCATCCCGACCGGTTTAAGACGCCGACTGAGCGCATTCGCGCCACGGAAATTCTCAAACAATGCAGCACTGCGCGGGACCTCTTGCTCGACAGCTTACGGCAGACCACGACCTATCGTGCCACAACCGCTGACACAGCTTAA
- a CDS encoding sigma-70 family RNA polymerase sigma factor, translating to MGLIHAIDKFDVTQQTALSTYAAFWIRQAIQRAMDNESRLIRLPVHAVQQLTALRDSEDESHSLNDLQRAMLAADHPWQSLDEPASTADSDDPLAAIIPASDPSPDDVVIARDHQARITQAFQMLPTRQRRIVMAWLGWPDHEPQTFAAIARQEHLSSQRIQQIVHEGLTRLRQHPDLYALLRSAAQS from the coding sequence ATCGGCCTCATCCACGCCATTGACAAATTTGATGTCACCCAACAGACCGCCTTAAGCACGTATGCTGCCTTCTGGATTCGCCAAGCTATCCAACGCGCGATGGACAACGAAAGCCGGCTCATTCGCTTACCCGTCCACGCCGTGCAACAGCTGACCGCATTGCGCGACAGCGAGGACGAATCCCATTCGCTCAACGACCTACAACGCGCCATGCTGGCCGCCGACCACCCCTGGCAATCCTTAGATGAACCCGCCAGCACGGCGGACAGCGACGATCCCTTAGCCGCGATTATTCCCGCCAGCGACCCGTCCCCGGACGATGTGGTCATTGCCCGCGACCACCAAGCCCGTATTACCCAAGCCTTTCAGATGCTGCCCACCCGCCAGCGCCGGATTGTCATGGCTTGGCTCGGCTGGCCGGATCACGAACCCCAAACCTTTGCCGCGATTGCCCGCCAAGAACACCTCTCATCCCAACGCATTCAACAAATCGTCCACGAGGGCCTCACCCGTCTCCGGCAACACCCCGACCTCTATGCGTTATTACGCAGTGCGGCCCAGTCCTAA
- a CDS encoding ArdC-like ssDNA-binding domain-containing protein: MTRQEREDLIRQHLTALTEQDAWTDFLRTAQKFWHYSLANRLLIWAQMPQATRVAGFHTWKALGRFVKKGQHGLKILAPIIVKTPDPSEPENPDAALPQLKGFRWVTVFDISQTEGNPLLPLDPPLLTTATFTDTLTALIEHSPIPVQFVSPEILPTGANGAYIRATQSIQIRQDLAPDQQLKTLLHEWAHYAGLNESHDETWDRSWEECAAESTAYLIAQSLGLDTAVYSAAYLAGWSHAQPDRLWQLLDIIQHRIDCLTSWIHAAQQTPASALIS; this comes from the coding sequence ATGACTCGTCAAGAACGCGAAGACCTCATTCGCCAGCATCTAACCGCCCTCACCGAGCAAGATGCCTGGACCGATTTTCTACGTACCGCCCAAAAATTTTGGCACTATTCCTTGGCCAATCGCCTGTTAATTTGGGCACAAATGCCTCAGGCGACCCGCGTCGCCGGCTTTCACACCTGGAAAGCCCTTGGACGTTTCGTGAAAAAAGGCCAGCACGGCCTCAAAATTCTGGCGCCCATCATTGTCAAAACTCCCGATCCCTCCGAACCCGAGAACCCCGATGCCGCCCTCCCTCAATTGAAAGGCTTTCGCTGGGTCACCGTGTTCGATATCAGTCAAACCGAAGGCAATCCTTTACTCCCTCTCGATCCGCCACTTCTCACTACTGCCACGTTCACCGACACCCTTACAGCGCTCATCGAACACAGTCCCATTCCCGTCCAGTTCGTGTCCCCCGAAATCTTACCGACCGGAGCCAACGGCGCCTATATTCGCGCAACGCAATCCATTCAGATTCGCCAAGATTTAGCTCCCGATCAGCAACTTAAAACCCTGCTCCATGAATGGGCCCACTACGCCGGTCTCAATGAATCTCATGACGAAACCTGGGACCGGTCCTGGGAAGAATGCGCCGCCGAATCCACGGCCTACCTCATTGCGCAATCCCTCGGATTAGACACCGCCGTTTATAGCGCGGCCTACCTCGCCGGCTGGTCACACGCACAACCCGACCGACTTTGGCAGTTACTTGATATCATTCAGCACCGGATCGATTGCCTGACCTCATGGATTCACGCCGCTCAACAAACTCCTGCTTCGGCTCTCATCTCTTGA
- a CDS encoding transposase, whose amino-acid sequence MIYTSKKLVQASLHTLTYHPLRKEFGLRSQMAQSVTKTVIARYKSTMENSHDWTKVEFKKPELDWVWNRDYSLAQGVFSVNTLEERIQVPFESQGMKHFFDGTWKFGTAKVVYKHGKFFLHIPMTQCIEETEWEQLKEIVGVDRGLNFLIVYDSHGQTWFIKGRPIKDRRGHYKQLRRHLQQRQTPSARRRLKKIGQRETRWMTDVNHQVSKALVERYGKNTVFVLEDLTGIRTATEKVRKRNRYESVSWAYYQLRQMIEYKAAKAQLKVIAVDPHYTSQTCPKCGHTEKGNRNKKHHRFACQNCHYRSHDDRIGAMNLHRKGIEYRVAVAAQA is encoded by the coding sequence GTGATTTACACATCAAAAAAGCTGGTTCAAGCCAGTTTGCATACCCTCACTTACCATCCGTTGCGCAAAGAGTTTGGTCTTCGTTCGCAAATGGCGCAATCGGTTACCAAGACAGTGATCGCCCGATACAAAAGCACGATGGAAAACAGCCACGACTGGACGAAAGTAGAATTCAAAAAGCCCGAACTGGATTGGGTCTGGAATCGTGACTATTCGCTGGCACAAGGCGTGTTTTCCGTCAACACCCTGGAAGAAAGAATCCAAGTGCCGTTCGAATCCCAAGGGATGAAACACTTCTTCGACGGAACGTGGAAGTTCGGCACGGCAAAAGTGGTTTATAAACACGGGAAGTTCTTTTTGCACATCCCCATGACCCAATGCATCGAAGAGACAGAATGGGAACAACTCAAAGAAATTGTCGGCGTGGATAGGGGCTTGAATTTTCTCATCGTTTATGATTCCCATGGTCAGACGTGGTTTATCAAAGGTCGCCCGATAAAAGATCGCCGTGGGCACTACAAGCAGCTGAGACGGCATTTGCAACAACGCCAAACGCCGTCAGCAAGGCGGCGACTCAAGAAGATCGGGCAACGAGAAACCCGTTGGATGACCGATGTCAATCATCAGGTCAGTAAGGCACTCGTTGAACGGTATGGCAAGAACACAGTGTTTGTCTTGGAAGATTTGACGGGAATACGCACCGCCACAGAAAAGGTGCGGAAACGGAATCGCTATGAATCCGTATCGTGGGCGTATTATCAACTGCGGCAGATGATCGAGTACAAGGCAGCCAAAGCACAATTGAAAGTGATTGCGGTGGATCCGCATTATACATCGCAAACGTGTCCGAAATGTGGTCACACCGAGAAAGGCAATCGCAATAAGAAACACCATCGGTTTGCGTGTCAGAACTGCCATTATCGGTCCCATGATGATCGCATTGGCGCTATGAATCTGCACCGAAAGGGAATCGAGTACCGGGTGGCAGTGGCCGCGCAGGCATGA